DNA from Candidatus Cloacimonas acidaminovorans str. Evry:
CAAGAACTCAGAACTACGAACTACGAACTACGAACTACGAACTTAAAAATAAATCTGCGTTTTTATCTGCGAAATCTGCGGGAAACAATATCTGCGGGAAACACCATCTGCGGGAAATAACCTTGCCGGATATTCTTTTTCGCTTAGTTTATAAAAAGGGAAAACGAAATTAGGAATTAAATATGGATTACATTCAGCATTATCATAATGATGCCCTGGAATTTGATTATTGGGGTAAGGACTTAATAACTCCTGCAGAAATAAGAAGAAATCAATTTATTCAACATCTGTGTCCAATTAAAAAGGGGCAAAAGGTCTTGGATATTGGCAGTGGTAGAGGTTGGTTTTCTTTGCATTGTGCAAATATGGAAGCAGAAGTAACTGCTATTGACCTTAGCGAAGAAAATCTAAACAGGATTAAAAATATTGATCCCCGCATAAAAACCATTTATGGTGATGCTTGTTCAATAAATCTACCAGGAAAATCATTTGATCTAATCGTTGCCCTGGAAGTGCTTGAACACCTTGTTGATCCAGCTTTAGCAATAGACAACTGGAAAAAGATGTTAAAGACAGGTGGAATTCTTTTTGTAACAGTTCCCTACAAAGAAGTTATCCGCTATTCTCTTTGCATTCATTGTAATCGCAAAACACCGATGAATGCGCATTTGCATAGTTGGGATGCACCTAAATTGGCATCTATTCTGGAGAATAATGGATTCTATATCTTAAGAGCAACTTTGTTTGCTCACAAATTGCTTTCTGCTTTAGGTCTGGATAAAAAACTGCAAAAAGTTCCTTTTAGGGTATGGAATTTTCTGGATAAACTTTGTGGAATTGGCAACGATAAATATAGCTATTTAGCTGTAAAAGCGATCAGACAGAATCGTTGATGCCTTCAACCACAAAATCCGGAAGGTTGATGTCCGCTTTAATAAATTATAAGATCGTTGAACATAAAAAGGAATAATGCATACTGAATTCATT
Protein-coding regions in this window:
- a CDS encoding class I SAM-dependent methyltransferase: MDYIQHYHNDALEFDYWGKDLITPAEIRRNQFIQHLCPIKKGQKVLDIGSGRGWFSLHCANMEAEVTAIDLSEENLNRIKNIDPRIKTIYGDACSINLPGKSFDLIVALEVLEHLVDPALAIDNWKKMLKTGGILFVTVPYKEVIRYSLCIHCNRKTPMNAHLHSWDAPKLASILENNGFYILRATLFAHKLLSALGLDKKLQKVPFRVWNFLDKLCGIGNDKYSYLAVKAIRQNR